Proteins encoded in a region of the Panicum hallii strain FIL2 chromosome 3, PHallii_v3.1, whole genome shotgun sequence genome:
- the LOC112885241 gene encoding metalloendoproteinase 4-MMP-like, producing MLPWRQPAACLLLVALLVGILPCRHVANAALPTPAAAAGLHRHPDGAAPALRSLKHLQGAGRGSRVAGVAELKRHMGRFGYMRPGAEHDDAFDDHTEAAVKRYQSRLGLPVTSRLDPATLGRITSPRCGVSDGRGAVVMSDSAASRFTFFDGEPRWTGPGPIVLTYSVSSAATVSYLPPEAVRAAFRSAFARWAKVIPVEFVEIDEDYSYHEADVRVGFYEGDHGDGSPFDGEKGVVAHAYGPEDGRLHLDAAEHWTLDVDSETEGSALDLESVATHEIGHTLGLGHSSSPEAVMYPYINFGERKVELSVDDIEGVQLLYGSNPRFRHEQHDPSPSVSPGRRNWLGSVSFVCVVLVMLVTHVK from the coding sequence ATGCTCCCGTGGCGCCAGCCGGCGGCGTGCCTCCTGCTGGTGGCGCTGCTGGTTGGCATCCTCCCGTGCCGCCACGTGGCCAACGCCGCACTCcccacgccggcggccgccgcggggcTGCACCGGCACccggacggcgcggcgccggcgttgCGCTCGCTGAAGCACCTGcagggcgcggggcggggcagcCGCGTCGCGGGCGTCGCCGAGCTGAAGAGGCACATGGGGAGGTTCGGGTACATGCGTCCCGGGGCGGAGCACGACGACGCGTTCGACGACCACACGGAGGCCGCCGTGAAGCGGTACCAGTCCAGGCTCGGCCTGCCGGTCACCAGCCGGCTCGACCCCGCCACGCTCGGCCGGATCACCTCGCCGCGCTGCGGCGTCTCCGATGGCCGCGGGGCCGTGGTCATGTCGGATTCAGCGGCCAGCCGGTTCACGTTCTTCGACGGCGAGCCGCGGTGGACCGGGCCGGGCCCTATCGTGCTGACGTACTCCGTCTCGTCGGCAGCCACCGTCAGCTACCTACCGCCCGAGGCCGTGCGCGCCGCGTTTCGGAGCGCGTTCGCCCGGTGGGCGAAGGTCATCCCCGTGGAGTTCGTCGAGATCGACGAGGACTACTCGTACCACGAGGCCGACGTCAGGGTGGGATTCTACGAGGGCGACCACGGGGACGGCTCGCCGTTCGACGGGGAGAAAGGCGTCGTCGCCCACGCCTACGGCCCGGAGGACGGGCGGCTCCATTTGGACGCGGCGGAGCATTGGACACTGGACGTGGACAGCGAAACGGAGGGCTCGGCCTTGGACCTGGAATCCGTGGCGACACATGAGATCGGGCACACCCTCGGGCTCGGGCACTCGTCGTCCCCGGAGGCGGTCATGTACCCGTACATCAACTTCGGGGAAAGGAAGGTGGAGCTGAGCGTAGACGATATCGAGGGCGTTCAGCTGCTGTACGGGTCCAACCCGCGGTTCAGGCACGAGCAACACGACCCCTCTCCCTCCGTGTCACCGGGAAGGAGAAACTGGCTTGGTTCAGTTAGCTTTGTTTGTGTAGTCTTGGTCATGCTAGTGACACATGTAAAATAG